A portion of the Flavobacterium magnum genome contains these proteins:
- a CDS encoding transglycosylase domain-containing protein, which produces MARSRKQKTFLALKITAVFVILVIAGFFIFRNTLLEQAIARVSGKMDREYNSTFAVKKASFEGFCGINAEGVSLVPKNADTLFNIRKIRTSVSFWKLLTGNVQIGTLEIHDGFVQLVKKGNVKNFDAFLKKDKSEDLPSEKRDYAEFAYRLISKALNLIPTDMKLENLAFRLNDNGKQANINFSKLSLIDKQLETAINVRTNNFSQNWRITGFADPRDNKADIRFFNIDTGAIRVPYLDERYHLKSSFDSIRVKVDNIDMDGDELHIDGFASIANLRINHRRIASKDVIIKNARFDYRFLLGENFVSVDSTSTVRLNALRFHPFLSYDTASDTIYRLKVAIPKMQAQDFISSLPDGLFTHFQGMETEGSFSYNLDFMFNKNKPGALVFDSKLQKEGLKIIKYGDANLNKLNGDFVYHAIENGREQRGILVGQANPNYTPLSQISPYLRKSVLTTEDPSFFSHRGFISEAFKQSIIKNIRTKKFSRGASTISMQLIKNVFLTREKTLSRKLEEILLVYILENNRIASKERMLEVYFNIIEWGPNVYGIGEASRFYFQKSPSELSLNECLYLAGIIPSPKRFMWQFDGEGNLRSYVRKNHAGLTNLMLRRGVLSAEDTIYKSLPVIINGPAKNYIRITAKDTTRVDSLRIDEEFEF; this is translated from the coding sequence ATGGCGAGGAGCAGGAAACAGAAAACCTTTTTAGCATTAAAAATCACCGCAGTATTCGTAATCCTTGTCATTGCGGGGTTTTTTATATTCAGGAATACCCTGCTTGAACAAGCCATTGCACGCGTATCAGGCAAAATGGATCGCGAATACAACAGCACATTTGCTGTAAAAAAAGCATCGTTTGAAGGTTTTTGCGGGATTAACGCTGAAGGTGTTTCTTTGGTTCCGAAAAATGCCGACACGCTTTTCAATATCAGAAAAATACGGACAAGCGTCAGTTTCTGGAAACTGCTGACGGGCAATGTGCAGATCGGAACACTCGAAATCCACGACGGCTTTGTACAACTGGTCAAAAAAGGAAACGTCAAAAACTTTGATGCCTTCCTGAAAAAGGATAAGTCCGAAGACCTGCCCAGCGAAAAAAGGGATTACGCCGAGTTTGCCTATCGTCTGATTTCAAAGGCGCTGAACCTTATCCCTACTGACATGAAGCTGGAAAATCTGGCCTTCAGGCTGAACGACAATGGCAAGCAGGCTAACATCAATTTCAGCAAACTCAGCCTGATTGACAAGCAACTGGAAACGGCCATCAATGTGCGAACGAACAACTTTTCACAAAACTGGCGGATTACCGGTTTCGCCGACCCGAGGGACAACAAGGCCGACATCCGGTTTTTCAATATTGATACGGGCGCAATCCGCGTTCCGTATCTCGACGAACGGTACCACTTAAAGTCCAGCTTCGATTCGATTCGGGTGAAGGTTGACAACATCGACATGGACGGCGACGAACTGCATATCGACGGATTTGCCTCGATTGCCAACCTCAGGATCAACCACCGCCGGATCGCAAGCAAAGATGTCATCATCAAGAATGCACGGTTTGACTACCGCTTCCTGTTGGGTGAAAATTTCGTTTCGGTCGACAGCACCTCAACGGTACGCCTCAATGCGCTCAGGTTCCATCCGTTTTTATCATACGATACGGCATCCGATACGATTTACCGTTTAAAAGTAGCCATACCCAAAATGCAGGCGCAGGATTTCATCTCGTCGCTGCCCGACGGCCTTTTTACCCATTTCCAGGGCATGGAAACTGAAGGCAGTTTCAGCTACAACCTCGACTTCATGTTCAATAAAAACAAGCCCGGTGCTTTGGTTTTCGATAGTAAACTTCAAAAAGAGGGCCTGAAAATCATTAAGTACGGAGACGCCAACCTCAACAAACTCAACGGCGATTTCGTCTATCATGCCATCGAAAATGGCCGCGAGCAAAGGGGAATACTTGTCGGGCAGGCGAATCCCAATTACACACCGCTCAGCCAGATTTCGCCTTATCTCCGTAAATCGGTGCTCACTACCGAAGACCCTTCGTTCTTCTCACACCGCGGATTCATCAGCGAAGCCTTCAAGCAATCCATCATCAAGAACATCAGGACCAAAAAATTCTCCCGTGGCGCTAGCACCATCAGCATGCAGTTGATTAAGAATGTATTCCTCACCAGGGAAAAAACCTTGTCGCGCAAACTCGAAGAAATATTGCTCGTGTACATCCTGGAAAACAACCGCATCGCAAGCAAGGAGCGGATGCTCGAAGTGTATTTCAACATTATTGAATGGGGCCCGAATGTGTACGGCATCGGTGAGGCAAGTCGTTTTTATTTCCAAAAAAGCCCGTCCGAGCTTTCGCTCAACGAGTGCCTGTACCTGGCCGGCATTATACCAAGCCCGAAGCGGTTCATGTGGCAGTTTGACGGCGAAGGAAACCTGCGTTCGTACGTCAGGAAAAACCATGCCGGACTGACCAACCTGATGTTGCGGCGCGGCGTACTCAGCGCCGAAGACACCATTTATAAATCGCTGCCGGTGATTATCAACGGTCCTGCAAAAAACTACATCAGGATTACTGCCAAAGACACAACCCGGGTGGATTCCCTGCGGATCGACGAGGAGTTCGAATTTTAG
- the radA gene encoding DNA repair protein RadA: MSKIKTAFFCQHCGTQYPKWQGQCNACKQWNTIVEEVIQKEEKTSWKPSAENKKAAKPLKIEEIDSAQEIRMDSLDGELNRVLGGGIVPGSLILLGGEPGIGKSTLLLQISLKLPYRTLYVSGEESQKQIKMRAERITSRANNCYILTETKTQHIFHQIREIEPEVVIIDSIQTLHTDYIEASPGSILQIRECTAELIKFAKETNVPVILIGHITKDGSIAGPKILEHMVDTVLQFEGDRNHVYRILRSLKNRFGSTAELGIYEMQGSGLREVSNPSEILISPKSEELSGTAIASTMEGMRPLMIEIQALVSTAVYGTPQRSTTGYNAKRLNMILAVLEKRAGFRLGTKDVFLNITGGITVDDPAIDLAVVAAILSSNEDIPVGKDFCFAAEVGLSGEIRPVNRIEQRIQEAEKLGFSSIFVSKHNKIPVKDFGIKVLMVGRIEEVAGELFG; this comes from the coding sequence ATGTCGAAAATAAAGACGGCTTTTTTTTGCCAGCATTGCGGGACACAGTACCCAAAATGGCAGGGACAGTGTAACGCCTGCAAGCAGTGGAACACGATTGTGGAGGAGGTCATACAGAAAGAGGAAAAAACGTCCTGGAAGCCGTCGGCCGAAAATAAGAAAGCGGCCAAACCCCTTAAAATCGAAGAAATCGATTCGGCGCAGGAAATCCGGATGGACAGCCTCGACGGCGAATTGAACCGTGTCCTCGGCGGCGGCATCGTGCCCGGATCGTTAATCCTGCTGGGCGGCGAACCCGGCATCGGCAAAAGCACACTGCTGCTGCAGATTTCGCTCAAACTGCCTTACCGTACCTTGTATGTTTCAGGCGAAGAAAGCCAGAAGCAGATTAAAATGCGCGCGGAACGGATTACCAGCCGCGCCAACAACTGCTACATTTTAACCGAAACCAAAACCCAGCACATCTTTCACCAGATTCGTGAAATCGAGCCAGAAGTCGTCATCATCGATTCAATACAAACGCTGCATACGGATTACATCGAAGCCTCCCCCGGAAGTATTTTGCAAATCCGGGAATGCACCGCGGAACTGATCAAATTTGCCAAAGAAACGAACGTCCCCGTCATCCTTATCGGGCATATTACCAAAGACGGCAGCATTGCCGGGCCGAAAATCCTCGAGCACATGGTCGATACCGTGTTGCAGTTTGAAGGCGACCGCAACCATGTATACCGTATCCTGCGCTCGCTGAAAAATCGTTTCGGCTCTACCGCGGAATTGGGCATTTATGAAATGCAGGGCAGCGGACTGCGCGAAGTATCCAATCCGTCTGAAATACTGATTTCACCGAAAAGTGAGGAATTATCCGGTACGGCCATCGCATCCACCATGGAAGGCATGCGTCCGCTGATGATCGAAATCCAGGCGTTGGTCAGCACTGCAGTCTATGGCACGCCACAACGGAGCACGACCGGGTACAATGCCAAAAGGCTCAACATGATCTTAGCTGTCCTGGAAAAACGCGCCGGCTTCAGACTCGGTACCAAGGACGTTTTCCTGAACATCACCGGAGGTATCACCGTAGACGATCCGGCAATAGACCTCGCCGTAGTGGCAGCAATCCTTTCCTCGAACGAAGATATTCCTGTAGGAAAAGATTTTTGTTTTGCTGCGGAAGTCGGGCTTTCCGGCGAAATACGTCCGGTAAATCGTATCGAACAACGCATACAGGAAGCCGAGAAACTCGGATTTTCGAGTATTTTTGTATCGAAGCACAATAAAATCCCTGTAAAAGACTTTGGCATTAAGGTACTGATGGTCGGGAGGATTGAAGAAGTGGCCGGAGAACTGTTCGGATAA
- a CDS encoding alpha/beta hydrolase produces the protein MKKIIILLAFLGCLPAFSQRSRDTIFSEKMNMDREFTVSLPLSYGKNKDRKYPLLLLLDGEYLLDAYDGALAYGNYWDDLPEVVIVALNQNSNGEREADSVMNEEGLPTETGASFFEFIGTELLPALEKKYRLSPFRIIGGHDVTAGFLNLFLYKENPLFNAYICFSPEFGEQMMERIPVMLQTTKKPIFYYMASGDGDLKKNLADMRTLDNNIKTVLHANVYYEYDEFKGASHYSLVLYGIPASLYHIFGQYQPISTAEFQEKIVKMEKGYVDYLVKKYDIIEKSYGMKMPVRISDFKAIEAAIIKNNAFDELEKLAAMAKKSYPKAMLSQYEMGLFYEKTGDTKKAAKAYQNAYLMDEIGDLTKDMMLEKADELKKGGSK, from the coding sequence ATGAAAAAAATAATTATTCTACTGGCTTTCCTCGGCTGCCTCCCCGCGTTTTCACAAAGAAGCCGCGACACCATATTCTCCGAAAAAATGAATATGGATCGCGAATTTACCGTGTCCCTCCCGCTGTCCTATGGCAAAAATAAAGACCGTAAATACCCGTTATTACTGCTTTTGGATGGGGAATACCTGCTTGACGCGTATGATGGGGCGCTTGCATATGGCAATTACTGGGACGACCTCCCTGAAGTCGTGATTGTCGCGTTGAACCAGAACAGCAACGGCGAACGCGAAGCCGATTCGGTAATGAACGAGGAAGGATTGCCCACAGAGACCGGCGCGTCATTTTTTGAATTCATCGGGACCGAACTGCTGCCCGCACTGGAAAAGAAATACCGACTGTCTCCATTCCGGATTATCGGCGGGCACGATGTCACCGCAGGCTTCCTGAACCTCTTTCTGTACAAGGAAAACCCGCTGTTTAACGCCTATATCTGCTTCAGCCCTGAATTCGGCGAACAAATGATGGAACGCATCCCCGTCATGCTGCAAACCACCAAAAAACCGATTTTCTACTATATGGCCAGCGGCGATGGCGACCTTAAGAAGAACCTTGCCGATATGCGCACGCTCGATAACAACATCAAAACCGTATTGCATGCTAACGTGTATTACGAATATGATGAGTTCAAGGGTGCGTCGCACTATTCACTGGTCCTGTACGGCATTCCGGCATCACTTTACCACATTTTCGGGCAATACCAACCCATTTCCACGGCGGAGTTTCAGGAAAAGATTGTCAAGATGGAGAAAGGCTATGTCGATTACCTGGTCAAGAAATACGACATTATTGAAAAATCGTACGGCATGAAAATGCCCGTGAGGATCAGTGATTTCAAAGCGATTGAAGCGGCCATCATTAAGAACAACGCTTTTGACGAACTCGAAAAATTAGCGGCCATGGCCAAAAAAAGCTATCCCAAAGCGATGCTCTCCCAATATGAGATGGGATTGTTTTATGAAAAAACCGGCGATACCAAAAAAGCCGCGAAAGCCTATCAGAACGCATACCTGATGGACGAAATCGGGGACCTTACCAAAGACATGATGCTCGAAAAAGCAGATGAATTAAAAAAAGGAGGAAGCAAATAA
- a CDS encoding lysylphosphatidylglycerol synthase transmembrane domain-containing protein, with translation MKKQVTKWLSILLPLLLGVFLIYYTYDKFTPAQLKEIKTHFRRADYFYVIISLIIANLGNLSRAYRWKFSLEHMGYKSSFANNFMAISVGYLMNMTIPRSGEFSRALIVKKYDNIPFDKGFGSIVAERIVDSIVLLFLMLLTVLLQFEAVKKFVLDKIPLRETIYLLVIGGTLAIIALLLYFYSRMKFILSLKAKISGLKEGMLSVVRMEKKWPYLFHTLFIWVSYLAMFYITIFTLQETSDIGFGAVLSSFLVGSVTIAITSSGFGTYPVLMAKILFFYGIAETAGSAFGWIVWFSQVLLAIITGIISIFLLPILNRKK, from the coding sequence GTGAAAAAACAGGTTACAAAATGGCTTTCCATATTGCTCCCGCTTTTGCTGGGGGTTTTCCTGATATATTACACGTACGACAAGTTCACGCCGGCCCAGCTGAAGGAAATCAAGACGCATTTCCGCAGGGCAGATTATTTTTACGTGATCATCTCACTTATCATCGCCAATCTGGGTAACCTCTCCCGCGCCTACCGCTGGAAATTTTCGCTGGAACATATGGGCTACAAAAGTTCATTTGCGAACAATTTCATGGCCATATCGGTGGGCTACCTGATGAACATGACCATTCCGAGATCGGGCGAGTTCTCCCGTGCGCTCATCGTAAAAAAATACGACAACATCCCGTTTGACAAAGGTTTCGGAAGCATTGTTGCCGAACGCATTGTCGATTCGATCGTGCTGCTTTTCCTAATGCTGCTCACCGTGCTGCTGCAATTTGAGGCGGTCAAGAAATTCGTGTTGGACAAAATCCCGCTGCGCGAAACGATTTATCTGCTTGTCATCGGCGGAACCCTTGCCATCATTGCGCTGCTGCTTTATTTCTATTCCAGGATGAAATTCATCCTGTCACTGAAGGCAAAAATTTCAGGACTCAAGGAAGGCATGCTTAGCGTGGTACGGATGGAAAAAAAATGGCCCTACCTGTTCCATACCCTCTTTATCTGGGTGAGTTACCTCGCCATGTTTTACATCACCATTTTCACGCTGCAGGAAACCAGTGACATCGGTTTTGGCGCAGTGTTGTCGTCCTTCCTTGTAGGTAGTGTAACCATTGCAATCACCAGCAGCGGCTTCGGGACCTATCCGGTACTGATGGCCAAGATCCTGTTTTTCTACGGCATTGCCGAAACAGCCGGAAGCGCCTTTGGCTGGATCGTATGGTTTTCTCAGGTATTACTGGCGATTATTACCGGAATCATCTCAATTTTCCTGCTGCCCATCCTGAATAGAAAAAAATAA
- the panD gene encoding aspartate 1-decarboxylase, which produces MQIEVVKSKIHRVSVTGADLNYIGSITIDEALMEAANIIEGEKVSIVNINNGERLETYAIKGNRNSGDITLNGPAARKVQKGDIIIIISYGILDFEEAKSFKPSLVFPNEKDNSLT; this is translated from the coding sequence ATGCAGATTGAAGTAGTAAAATCAAAAATACACCGCGTCAGCGTTACCGGCGCCGACCTGAATTATATCGGCAGCATCACCATTGATGAGGCTTTAATGGAAGCCGCCAATATTATTGAAGGCGAAAAGGTATCCATCGTCAACATCAACAACGGGGAGCGACTTGAAACCTATGCCATCAAAGGAAACCGCAACAGCGGCGACATCACCTTAAACGGCCCGGCAGCGCGCAAGGTACAGAAAGGCGACATCATCATCATCATCTCATACGGAATCCTTGACTTCGAAGAAGCGAAATCCTTCAAGCCTTCGCTTGTCTTTCCGAATGAAAAGGACAATTCGCTGACATAA
- the panC gene encoding pantoate--beta-alanine ligase, giving the protein MQIFERQSDLKSYLKSVADQTTAIGFVPTMGALHQGHLSLIAQSLKDNDLTVMSIFVNPTQFNNADDLKKYPRTLQADIEKIRSVSDKVIVYAPAVEDIYEGKTTSETFDFDGIDKQMEGRHRPGHFDGVGTVVRRLFDIVQPSNAYFGEKDFQQLQVIRKLVSKYNIPVNIIGMPIFREENGLAMSSRNERLLPQQKQQASVIYKTLQQARKMFDTKSAREVTRFVEKTLSGMADFRLEYFEIADESTLLPVIRKSKNKKYRGFIAVFVKDIRLIDTISFN; this is encoded by the coding sequence ATGCAGATTTTCGAACGGCAGTCTGATTTAAAATCATACCTCAAATCAGTGGCTGACCAAACCACGGCAATAGGTTTTGTGCCCACTATGGGCGCACTGCACCAAGGGCATCTCTCGCTCATTGCACAATCCCTGAAGGATAACGATCTCACCGTGATGAGTATTTTCGTGAACCCGACGCAATTCAATAACGCGGACGACCTGAAGAAATACCCACGTACACTTCAGGCCGATATTGAGAAAATCCGCTCGGTAAGCGACAAGGTAATTGTCTATGCGCCGGCTGTAGAAGACATCTATGAAGGAAAAACGACCTCAGAAACCTTTGATTTCGACGGCATCGACAAACAAATGGAAGGGCGCCACCGCCCCGGGCATTTCGATGGGGTGGGCACCGTGGTCCGGCGGCTGTTCGACATCGTGCAACCCTCGAACGCCTACTTTGGCGAAAAGGATTTCCAGCAACTGCAGGTCATCCGCAAATTGGTTTCCAAATACAATATCCCGGTAAATATTATAGGCATGCCGATATTCCGTGAGGAAAACGGCCTCGCCATGAGTTCGCGCAACGAGCGATTGCTCCCTCAGCAAAAACAGCAGGCCTCGGTCATCTACAAGACATTGCAGCAGGCGCGGAAAATGTTTGACACCAAAAGCGCCAGGGAAGTCACACGATTCGTGGAAAAAACGCTCAGCGGCATGGCCGACTTCAGGCTTGAATATTTCGAAATTGCTGATGAATCCACGCTGTTGCCCGTCATCCGCAAAAGCAAAAACAAAAAATACCGTGGTTTTATAGCCGTTTTTGTTAAGGATATCCGTTTAATTGACACGATTTCATTTAATTAA
- a CDS encoding glycogen/starch synthase, with product MEDKRILFVSSEVVPYLAENEVSSMSYDVPKMINDQGGQIRIFMPRYGNINERRHQLHEVIRLSGMNLVVNDLDMPLIIKVASIPKERIQVYFIDNDEYFKRKATFADEEGVLYPDNDERAIFFAKGVVETVKKLNWVPDIIHVHGWLAAMLPIYMKHYYKDEALFADTKIVTSVYSQPFDETLNIEMINKVKFDGIPGDAVSDLETPTYENIIRASVLHSDAVIIASETISPSLTKFIESSGKPFLPFAPKDKFAAAYTDFYKTKVL from the coding sequence ATGGAGGATAAGAGGATATTGTTTGTATCATCTGAAGTGGTGCCTTACCTGGCAGAAAATGAAGTTTCTTCAATGTCATATGATGTCCCCAAAATGATTAATGATCAAGGCGGGCAGATTAGGATTTTCATGCCGAGATACGGCAATATCAACGAGCGCAGGCACCAGTTGCACGAAGTGATCAGGCTGTCCGGAATGAATCTTGTCGTCAATGACCTGGACATGCCGCTCATCATTAAAGTGGCCTCGATACCAAAAGAGCGGATTCAGGTTTATTTTATCGATAACGATGAATACTTCAAGCGCAAGGCGACGTTCGCGGACGAAGAGGGCGTGTTGTATCCTGACAATGACGAGCGCGCTATTTTCTTTGCCAAAGGTGTGGTCGAAACGGTAAAAAAGCTCAACTGGGTTCCTGACATCATCCATGTGCACGGCTGGCTCGCAGCCATGCTCCCGATTTACATGAAGCATTATTACAAGGATGAGGCGTTGTTCGCCGACACCAAGATTGTAACCTCAGTGTATTCACAGCCTTTTGATGAGACGCTGAACATCGAAATGATCAACAAAGTCAAGTTTGACGGCATCCCCGGCGACGCCGTTTCCGATCTTGAAACCCCTACTTACGAAAACATCATCAGGGCATCCGTATTGCATTCTGACGCGGTAATCATTGCCTCTGAGACCATTTCCCCAAGTTTAACAAAATTTATAGAATCGTCGGGCAAACCTTTTTTACCTTTCGCCCCGAAAGACAAATTCGCAGCGGCTTACACCGATTTTTACAAAACAAAAGTGCTATAA
- a CDS encoding DUF4270 domain-containing protein, with amino-acid sequence MNYNTLRPLVLLTIMTAFFASCDKDYNDIGTDVIGEDHFLVDKYTGATVVAVDKSTGVVQSNNLPVNPLGIYDNPTFGVTKAAFVTQLEIDITNLNTKIGNNAVVDSVYMSIPYFSTRTGTADGASTYELDSIYGGGKMKLKIFENGYFLNDLDPSTGFEDTQAFYNDDPNIESYKRGAASHTDGTSIANGMQLNDAMANATDFTDDHFSFSNKEVISTTTNDDGEQVISRSVPAMRMRLNKDFFQKKILNAPAAMIATNASFRDYFRGLYFKMEDDDTSDGTSMAMMDFSKGTVNIAYTEDKIIRNKANTADSLTRVPKKYVLNLRGNTISLQQHSGTADYNAALASTNTTVGDEKLYLKGGQGSIAVIDLFGPGELEAIRSKKWLINEANLTFYIDRESMKSDEGSGVAKPAEPERLYLYDLTNKRPLYDYATDGTTNSTKPKFAKIIHDGIIQREEVKGRGVKYRVRITNHLRNLIRNDSTNVRIGLAVTESINIISNAKLKNPATLPLPFTNTSTTFDRLPSAAVIHPLGTVLWGSAPTVAEDKRLKLEIYYTEQTNTN; translated from the coding sequence ATGAATTACAACACATTGAGACCACTCGTCCTGTTGACGATTATGACCGCCTTTTTTGCATCTTGCGATAAGGATTATAACGACATAGGGACTGATGTGATCGGTGAGGACCATTTCCTCGTTGACAAATATACCGGCGCGACGGTGGTTGCAGTTGACAAATCCACCGGCGTGGTACAGTCGAACAACCTTCCGGTGAATCCGCTGGGCATTTATGATAACCCCACGTTTGGCGTAACCAAGGCGGCATTCGTAACGCAGCTTGAAATCGATATCACCAACCTGAATACAAAAATCGGGAACAACGCCGTCGTAGACAGCGTGTACATGTCAATCCCTTATTTCAGCACCCGGACCGGCACTGCCGACGGGGCAAGCACGTACGAGCTGGATTCGATTTACGGCGGAGGGAAAATGAAGCTTAAAATTTTCGAAAATGGTTATTTCCTGAATGATCTGGATCCTTCCACGGGATTTGAGGACACACAGGCGTTTTACAACGATGATCCGAATATCGAAAGCTACAAAAGGGGAGCCGCATCCCATACTGATGGCACATCGATTGCAAACGGGATGCAGTTAAACGATGCGATGGCCAATGCAACAGATTTCACGGATGACCATTTTTCATTCAGCAACAAAGAGGTAATTTCCACTACGACAAACGACGATGGCGAGCAGGTCATCTCAAGATCAGTGCCTGCCATGCGGATGAGGCTAAACAAGGATTTCTTCCAGAAGAAGATACTTAACGCGCCTGCGGCAATGATTGCGACCAATGCGTCGTTCAGGGACTATTTCCGCGGACTTTATTTTAAGATGGAAGATGACGACACAAGCGACGGCACAAGCATGGCAATGATGGATTTCTCGAAAGGAACCGTAAATATTGCCTACACCGAGGACAAGATTATCCGGAACAAGGCCAATACGGCGGACAGCCTCACGCGGGTGCCGAAAAAGTATGTACTGAATCTCAGGGGAAATACCATCAGCCTGCAGCAGCATAGCGGCACGGCCGATTACAACGCAGCGTTGGCATCAACCAATACCACGGTAGGCGATGAAAAACTTTATCTTAAAGGCGGGCAGGGTTCTATCGCAGTGATCGATTTGTTCGGTCCGGGCGAACTTGAAGCGATACGCAGCAAAAAATGGCTGATCAATGAAGCGAACCTGACCTTTTATATTGACCGTGAAAGCATGAAATCAGATGAAGGCAGCGGCGTTGCGAAGCCGGCAGAACCGGAACGGCTGTATCTTTATGACCTCACTAACAAACGTCCATTATATGATTATGCCACTGATGGTACGACAAATTCTACAAAGCCAAAGTTTGCCAAAATCATCCATGACGGGATTATACAGCGTGAAGAAGTCAAAGGCCGTGGCGTGAAATACAGGGTCAGGATTACCAACCACCTCAGGAACCTGATCAGGAATGACTCGACAAACGTGCGCATCGGATTGGCGGTGACCGAATCAATCAACATTATTTCGAACGCTAAGCTTAAAAATCCTGCGACACTTCCTTTGCCATTTACAAATACTTCCACTACATTTGACAGGTTGCCATCGGCCGCCGTGATACACCCTTTAGGTACAGTGCTTTGGGGAAGTGCCCCAACGGTTGCTGAGGATAAACGACTGAAACTCGAAATTTATTACACGGAACAAACTAACACGAATTAA